One region of Fusobacterium periodonticum 1_1_41FAA genomic DNA includes:
- a CDS encoding Na+/H+ antiporter family protein: MIFLNPVVLSVIVMSVLCLLKLNVLLALIVSALVAGLVAGMPIGDIMNTLIGGMGGQSETALSYILLGTLAVAIGNTGVASIISRKVASVINGKKLVILIIIAFFGSFSQNLIPVHIAYIPILIPPLISVMNKLKLDRRAMACSLTFSLKAPYIAIPAGFGLIFQGIIATQMTENGMPVDKLDVWKSTWILGAAMVIGLLIAMFFSYRKNREYQDLPLKGIEIQEAEKMETKHWLTLLAALAAFVVPVLYGSLPLGALAALVLMFVFGVLKWKDIDKTIGGGMQLMGLIAFIMLVASGYAAVIKQTGAVEELVNSIYGMIGGSKAIGVLLMLLVGLLVTMGIGTSFGTIPVVAAIYIPLCLKLGLSVPGSVVILAAAAALGDAGSPASDSTLGPTSGLNVDGQHDHIWDTCVPTFLHFNIPLIIAGFIGGMLF; this comes from the coding sequence ATGATTTTCTTAAATCCAGTTGTTCTATCAGTTATTGTTATGAGTGTTTTATGTTTATTAAAGCTTAATGTTCTTTTAGCTTTAATCGTTTCAGCACTAGTTGCAGGTCTTGTTGCAGGTATGCCAATAGGAGATATTATGAATACTCTTATCGGTGGTATGGGTGGACAATCTGAAACTGCACTAAGCTACATTCTATTAGGAACTCTTGCGGTTGCTATTGGAAATACAGGGGTTGCTAGTATAATTTCAAGAAAGGTTGCTTCTGTTATAAATGGGAAAAAGCTAGTAATTTTAATAATTATAGCATTCTTTGGATCTTTTTCACAAAACTTAATACCAGTTCATATCGCATATATTCCAATATTAATTCCACCTTTAATAAGTGTTATGAATAAATTAAAATTGGATAGAAGAGCTATGGCTTGTTCTTTAACATTCTCTTTAAAAGCACCTTATATTGCCATTCCTGCTGGGTTTGGATTAATATTCCAAGGTATCATTGCAACTCAAATGACAGAAAATGGAATGCCTGTTGATAAACTTGATGTATGGAAATCAACTTGGATACTTGGTGCAGCTATGGTAATTGGATTATTAATAGCAATGTTCTTCTCTTATAGAAAAAATAGAGAATATCAAGATCTACCATTAAAAGGTATCGAAATTCAAGAAGCTGAAAAAATGGAAACTAAACATTGGTTAACTTTACTTGCAGCTTTAGCAGCATTTGTAGTTCCTGTACTTTATGGATCTCTTCCTCTTGGAGCTCTTGCAGCATTAGTATTAATGTTTGTATTTGGAGTATTAAAATGGAAAGATATTGATAAAACAATAGGTGGAGGAATGCAATTAATGGGACTTATAGCTTTCATAATGCTAGTTGCTTCTGGATATGCAGCAGTTATTAAACAAACTGGAGCAGTTGAAGAATTAGTAAACTCTATTTATGGAATGATAGGTGGAAGTAAAGCTATAGGAGTATTATTAATGCTATTAGTAGGACTTCTAGTAACTATGGGAATTGGAACTTCATTTGGTACTATTCCAGTTGTTGCTGCTATCTATATACCTCTATGTTTAAAACTTGGTTTATCAGTTCCTGGATCAGTTGTAATTCTTGCTGCAGCAGCTGCATTAGGAGATGCTGGATCACCTGCATCAGACTCAACATTAGGACCAACATCTGGACTTAACGTTGATGGACAACACGATCATATCTGGGATACTTGTGTTCCAACATTCTTACACTTCAATATTCCATTAATTATAGCTGGATTTATTGGTGGAATGTTATTCTAA
- a CDS encoding peptidylprolyl isomerase, translating to MSLQAIIKTNKGEINLNLFSDVAPVTVLNFVTLAKSGYYNGLKFHRVIEDFMIQGGDPTGTGAGGPGYQFGDEFKRGVEFTKKGLLAMANAGPNTNGSQFFITHVPTEWLNYKHTIFGEVVSPKDQDVVDSIKQGDTMNEIVVVGDVDKLIEENKEFYTQLKNFLKI from the coding sequence ATGAGTTTACAAGCAATTATCAAGACAAACAAGGGGGAGATAAACCTAAATTTATTTTCAGATGTCGCACCTGTAACTGTACTTAACTTTGTAACTCTTGCTAAAAGTGGATACTATAATGGTTTAAAATTTCACAGAGTTATTGAGGATTTCATGATACAGGGAGGGGATCCAACTGGAACTGGTGCAGGTGGTCCAGGATATCAATTTGGAGATGAATTTAAAAGAGGAGTAGAATTTACTAAAAAAGGCCTACTTGCTATGGCAAATGCTGGGCCAAACACAAATGGTTCACAATTTTTTATCACTCATGTTCCAACAGAGTGGTTAAACTACAAACATACAATCTTTGGAGAAGTAGTATCACCTAAAGACCAAGATGTTGTAGATAGTATCAAACAAGGCGACACAATGAATGAAATCGTTGTAGTTGGAGATGTAGATAAATTAATAGAAGAAAATAAAGAATTCTATACTCAATTAAAGAATTTTTTAAAAATCTAA
- a CDS encoding class I SAM-dependent RNA methyltransferase — MIFIASATMGLESVVKEECLALGFKNIKVFDGRVEFEGDFKDLVKANIYLRCSDRVFIKMAEFKALSYEELFQNVKSIEWQDFIDENGEFPISWVSSVKSKLYSKSDIQRISKKAIVEKLKEKYKREIFLENGALYSIKIQCHKDIFIVMLDSSGEALTKRGYRAVKRLAPIKETLAAALVYLSKWKSDEVLLDAMCGTGTIAIEAAMIARNIAPGANRNFAAEKWSVIDEKLWTDIRDEAFSNEDLSKELKIYASDIDEKSIEVAKENAEKAGVEEDIIFEVKDFKDIESPAKYGAVIVNPPYGERLMNDEDIEELYRDFGKFCKKNLTKWSYYIITSYEDFEKAFGRSATKNRKLYNGGIKCYYYQYFGDRKNGYRN, encoded by the coding sequence ATGATATTTATAGCAAGTGCAACAATGGGCTTGGAAAGTGTTGTAAAAGAAGAATGCCTTGCTCTAGGCTTTAAAAATATAAAAGTATTTGATGGTAGAGTTGAGTTTGAAGGAGATTTTAAAGACCTAGTAAAAGCTAATATATATTTGAGATGTTCTGACAGAGTTTTTATAAAAATGGCAGAGTTCAAAGCTTTATCTTATGAAGAATTATTTCAAAATGTAAAATCTATTGAATGGCAAGATTTCATAGATGAAAATGGAGAATTTCCAATTTCTTGGGTTAGTTCAGTAAAATCTAAATTATACTCAAAGTCAGATATTCAAAGAATAAGTAAAAAGGCTATAGTTGAAAAACTAAAAGAAAAATATAAAAGAGAAATATTTTTAGAAAATGGAGCACTGTACTCTATAAAAATTCAATGTCATAAAGATATTTTTATAGTTATGTTAGATAGTTCAGGTGAAGCTTTAACAAAAAGAGGTTATAGAGCAGTAAAGAGATTAGCTCCTATAAAGGAAACTTTAGCTGCAGCTCTAGTGTACTTATCAAAATGGAAGTCTGATGAAGTTTTACTTGATGCTATGTGTGGTACAGGAACTATTGCAATAGAGGCAGCTATGATAGCTAGAAATATTGCACCAGGAGCAAATAGAAACTTTGCTGCTGAAAAATGGTCTGTAATAGATGAAAAACTTTGGACAGATATAAGAGATGAAGCTTTCTCTAATGAAGATTTATCAAAAGAGTTAAAAATATATGCTTCTGATATAGATGAAAAAAGTATAGAAGTAGCAAAGGAAAATGCTGAAAAAGCTGGAGTTGAAGAAGATATTATCTTTGAGGTTAAAGACTTTAAAGATATCGAAAGTCCTGCAAAATATGGAGCAGTAATAGTTAATCCTCCTTATGGGGAAAGACTTATGAATGATGAAGATATAGAAGAATTATATAGAGATTTTGGAAAGTTCTGTAAAAAGAATTTAACTAAATGGTCTTACTACATAATAACTTCTTATGAAGACTTTGAAAAAGCTTTTGGAAGGTCAGCTACTAAAAATCGTAAGCTATATAATGGTGGAATAAAGTGTTATTATTATCAATATTTTGGAGATAGAAAAAATGGATATAGAAACTAA
- a CDS encoding AI-2E family transporter, producing MNLKNIMKITGIILIFVILQSYFTNPESFSTIIGRWTGYFMTLIMAIFIAILLEPIEKYLKKKSKINDVLAISLSIVFVVLIVIIMSLIVIPEIISSLKVLNDMYPAISEKVLTIGKDVTNYLAEKNIYTVDTQELNDSFTNFISNNTSNIKEFVFAFVGGLVNWTLGFTNLIIAFTLAFLILLDKKNLMKTLENLIKIIFGVKNTPYVMNKLKLSKDIFISYVSGKIIVSFIVGLCVYIILLITGTPYAALSAILLGVGNMIPYVGSIFGGIVAFFLILLVAPIKTLILLIAIIISQLVDGFIVGPKIIGNKVGLSTFWVMVSMIIFGNLFGIVGMFLGTPILSIIKLFYVDLLKRAEQGGKE from the coding sequence ATGAATTTAAAAAATATAATGAAAATTACAGGAATAATTTTAATTTTTGTGATATTACAGTCATATTTTACAAATCCAGAAAGTTTCTCAACTATAATTGGAAGATGGACAGGATATTTTATGACTTTGATTATGGCTATTTTTATAGCCATTCTTTTAGAACCAATAGAAAAATATTTAAAAAAGAAGAGTAAGATAAATGATGTTTTGGCAATAAGCCTATCAATAGTTTTTGTAGTTTTAATAGTTATAATTATGTCTTTGATAGTGATACCAGAAATAATTTCATCTTTAAAAGTTCTTAATGATATGTATCCAGCTATTTCTGAGAAAGTATTGACAATAGGAAAAGATGTAACAAATTATTTAGCAGAGAAGAATATATATACAGTAGATACACAAGAATTGAATGATTCTTTTACTAATTTTATTAGTAATAATACAAGTAATATCAAAGAATTTGTATTTGCCTTTGTTGGAGGCTTAGTTAACTGGACATTAGGCTTTACAAACTTAATTATAGCATTCACTTTAGCATTTTTAATTTTATTAGATAAGAAAAATCTTATGAAGACATTAGAAAATCTTATAAAAATAATTTTTGGAGTGAAAAATACTCCTTATGTCATGAATAAATTAAAATTGTCAAAAGATATCTTTATAAGTTATGTCTCAGGAAAAATAATAGTATCTTTTATAGTTGGACTTTGTGTGTATATAATTTTACTTATAACAGGAACACCTTATGCAGCCTTAAGTGCTATCTTATTAGGTGTTGGAAATATGATACCTTATGTAGGTTCAATTTTTGGAGGAATAGTAGCATTTTTCTTGATTCTACTAGTTGCTCCAATAAAAACTTTGATATTATTGATAGCAATAATCATATCTCAATTGGTAGATGGCTTTATAGTAGGACCTAAAATAATAGGTAATAAAGTTGGTTTAAGCACTTTTTGGGTTATGGTTTCTATGATAATTTTTGGAAATTTATTTGGTATAGTAGGAATGTTTTTAGGAACACCTATATTATCAATAATAAAATTATTCTATGTAGATTTATTAAAAAGAGCTGAGCAAGGAGGCAAGGAATGA
- a CDS encoding NusG domain II-containing protein, producing MKKTKYFKIGDLVIYGFLIIFFSILTLKIGSFKDVKGAKAEIWVDGELKYVYPLQEEEKNIFVDTNLGGCNVQFKDNMVRVTTSNSPLKIAVKQGFIKSPGEVIIGIPDRLVVKVVGDSEDDSELDFVAR from the coding sequence ATGAAAAAAACTAAATACTTTAAAATAGGAGATTTAGTTATTTATGGCTTCTTGATAATATTCTTTTCAATACTTACATTAAAAATAGGTAGTTTTAAAGATGTTAAAGGAGCAAAAGCTGAAATATGGGTAGATGGAGAATTAAAATATGTCTATCCTTTACAAGAAGAAGAAAAGAATATTTTTGTTGATACTAATTTAGGTGGCTGTAATGTACAGTTTAAAGATAATATGGTAAGGGTTACAACTTCTAATTCTCCACTTAAAATAGCAGTTAAACAGGGATTTATTAAGTCACCAGGAGAAGTTATAATAGGTATACCAGATAGATTGGTGGTTAAGGTAGTAGGTGATTCTGAAGATGATTCAGAATTAGATTTTGTAGCAAGATAA
- a CDS encoding phosphatidylserine decarboxylase, with protein sequence MKFEQIKYIERKTGEIKTEKVMGEGALKFLYYNPFGKLALNAVVKRKFISDWYGSKMSKPESKEKIKGFVEEMGIDMSEYKRSIDEYTSFNDFFYRELKEGARDIDYDEKAIVSPADGKILAYQNIKEVDKFFVKGSEFTLEEFFNDKDLAKKYEDGTFVIIRLAPADYHRFHFPTDGEISEVKKISGDYYSVSTHAIKTNFRIFCENKREYAILKTKNFGDIAMFDVGATMVGGIVQTYKANSLVKKADEKGYFLFGGSTCILVFEKGKVEIDKDILENTQNKIETRIYMGEKFGNEKN encoded by the coding sequence ATGAAATTTGAACAAATAAAATATATAGAAAGAAAGACAGGAGAAATAAAAACAGAAAAGGTTATGGGAGAAGGAGCATTAAAGTTCCTTTACTACAATCCTTTTGGGAAATTAGCTTTAAATGCTGTTGTAAAAAGAAAATTTATTTCTGATTGGTATGGAAGCAAGATGTCTAAACCTGAGTCTAAAGAAAAGATAAAAGGCTTTGTAGAAGAAATGGGTATAGATATGAGCGAATACAAGAGATCTATAGATGAGTACACAAGTTTTAATGATTTCTTCTATCGTGAATTAAAAGAAGGAGCTAGAGATATTGACTATGATGAAAAGGCAATAGTTTCTCCAGCAGATGGGAAGATTTTAGCCTATCAAAATATAAAAGAAGTCGATAAATTCTTTGTCAAAGGCTCTGAATTTACTTTAGAAGAGTTTTTTAATGATAAAGATCTAGCAAAGAAATATGAAGATGGAACTTTTGTAATAATCAGACTGGCACCAGCTGATTATCATAGATTTCATTTTCCAACAGATGGAGAAATTTCAGAAGTTAAAAAGATTTCTGGAGATTATTACTCTGTTTCAACCCATGCAATAAAGACTAATTTTAGAATATTCTGTGAAAACAAAAGGGAATATGCAATACTTAAAACTAAAAACTTTGGAGATATTGCAATGTTTGATGTCGGAGCAACTATGGTTGGAGGAATAGTTCAAACATATAAGGCAAATAGCTTGGTAAAAAAAGCTGATGAAAAAGGATATTTTCTTTTTGGTGGTTCAACTTGTATCCTAGTTTTTGAAAAAGGTAAGGTTGAGATAGATAAAGATATATTAGAAAATACTCAGAATAAGATAGAAACAAGAATTTATATGGGAGAAAAATTTGGAAATGAAAAAAACTAA
- a CDS encoding nicotinate phosphoribosyltransferase, producing the protein MNNDIILTEFARVINSDRYQYTESDIFLMENMQNKIAVFDMFFRKTEDGGFAVVSGIQEVIHLIEVLNTTSEEEKRKYFSKVLEEEHLVDFLSKMKFTGDLYAIQDGEIVYPNEPIITIKAPLIQAKILETPILNIMNMNLGIATKASMVTRAADPVKVLAFGSRRAHGFDSAVQGNKAAVIGGCFGHSNLITEYKYGIPSNGTMSHSYIQAFGVGAEAEKEAFVTFIKHRRQRKRNSLILLIDTYDTIHIGIENAIKAFKECGIDDNYEGIYGVRLDSGDLAYQSKKCRKRFDEEGFTKAKITLTNSLDEQLIRSLREQGACVDMYGVGDAIAVSKSYPCFGGVYKIVELDEEPLIKISGDVIKISNPGFKEVYRIFDKDGYAYADLISLVKNDKDKEKLLNNEDFTIRDEKYDFKSSLIEKDKYTYTKLTKQYIKDGKIDKDLYDELFDIMKSQKHYFDSLAKVSVERKRLENPHSYKVDLSSDLIELKYGLINKIKNV; encoded by the coding sequence ATGAATAATGATATTATTTTAACAGAATTTGCAAGAGTTATCAACTCAGATAGATATCAATATACAGAAAGTGATATTTTTCTTATGGAAAACATGCAAAATAAGATTGCAGTTTTTGATATGTTTTTTAGAAAAACAGAAGATGGAGGATTTGCTGTTGTATCAGGAATACAAGAGGTTATCCATCTAATAGAAGTTTTAAATACTACTTCTGAAGAAGAAAAAAGAAAATATTTTTCTAAAGTTTTAGAAGAAGAACATCTAGTAGATTTCTTATCTAAGATGAAATTTACAGGAGATTTATATGCAATACAAGATGGAGAAATAGTTTATCCTAATGAGCCAATAATAACTATAAAGGCTCCATTGATACAAGCTAAAATTTTAGAAACTCCTATATTAAATATAATGAATATGAATTTAGGAATTGCAACTAAAGCTTCAATGGTAACAAGAGCGGCAGATCCTGTAAAAGTTCTTGCTTTTGGAAGTAGAAGAGCACATGGTTTTGATAGTGCTGTTCAAGGAAATAAGGCAGCTGTTATTGGTGGATGTTTTGGACATTCAAACTTAATTACAGAATATAAATATGGTATCCCTTCTAATGGAACTATGTCTCACTCATATATTCAAGCTTTTGGAGTTGGAGCTGAAGCAGAAAAAGAAGCTTTTGTTACTTTTATTAAACATAGAAGACAAAGAAAAAGAAATTCTTTAATACTTTTAATTGATACTTATGACACTATCCATATAGGAATTGAAAATGCTATAAAGGCTTTTAAAGAATGCGGAATAGATGATAATTATGAAGGAATCTATGGAGTAAGATTAGACTCAGGTGACTTGGCATATCAATCTAAAAAATGCCGTAAGAGATTTGATGAAGAAGGATTTACTAAGGCAAAAATTACTTTGACAAATTCTTTAGATGAACAATTGATAAGATCACTTCGTGAACAAGGAGCTTGTGTAGATATGTATGGTGTCGGAGATGCCATAGCAGTAAGTAAATCATATCCTTGTTTTGGTGGAGTGTATAAGATAGTTGAATTAGATGAAGAACCATTAATAAAAATTTCAGGAGATGTTATAAAAATATCAAACCCTGGATTTAAAGAAGTATATAGAATATTTGATAAAGATGGTTATGCATATGCAGATTTAATAAGTTTAGTTAAAAATGACAAAGATAAAGAAAAATTATTAAATAATGAAGACTTCACAATAAGAGATGAAAAATATGATTTCAAATCAAGTCTTATTGAAAAAGATAAATATACATACACAAAATTAACTAAACAATATATAAAAGATGGTAAGATTGATAAAGATTTATATGATGAATTATTTGATATTATGAAATCTCAAAAACACTATTTTGATTCTTTAGCAAAAGTTTCAGTTGAAAGAAAGAGACTTGAAAACCCACATAGCTATAAGGTGGACTTATCGTCTGACTTAATAGAATTAAAATATGGTTTAATTAATAAGATAAAAAATGTCTAA
- the dtd gene encoding D-aminoacyl-tRNA deacylase, whose product MRTVIQRVKYAKVNVDGKTIGEIDKGLLVLLGITHEDTIKEVKWLANKTKNLRIFEDEEERMNLSLEDVKGKVLIISQFTLYGNSIKGNRPSFIDAAKPDYAKDLYLKFIEEFKSFGIETQEGEFGADMKVELLNDGPVTIIIDTKDANIK is encoded by the coding sequence ATGAGAACAGTTATACAAAGAGTTAAGTATGCAAAGGTAAACGTTGATGGAAAGACTATAGGAGAAATTGATAAAGGACTTTTAGTTCTTTTGGGTATTACTCATGAGGATACTATTAAAGAAGTCAAATGGCTTGCTAACAAAACTAAAAATTTAAGAATTTTTGAAGATGAAGAAGAAAGAATGAATCTTTCTTTAGAAGATGTAAAAGGAAAAGTTTTAATAATTTCTCAATTTACTCTCTATGGAAATTCTATAAAAGGAAATAGACCTTCTTTTATTGATGCAGCTAAGCCTGATTATGCTAAAGATTTATACTTAAAATTTATTGAAGAATTTAAAAGTTTTGGTATAGAAACTCAAGAAGGTGAATTTGGTGCTGATATGAAGGTTGAACTTTTAAATGATGGACCTGTCACTATAATTATTGATACTAAAGATGCAAACATTAAATAA